ATCATCGGTCTGCTGCTTGCAATTTTAAGCGGCTATGCGATGCTGAAGGCAGAGATGAAGTTCCGCAGTGACCTTGTGGAGTATATTGGCGATCTATCGTTTCGTATACGACGAGTCGAGGGCGAGGCAGTCAGTGTTCTTCCATTCGGAATTGTGCTGTACAGTGAGGATAAGACGGTAGAGTGGCATAATCAGTTCGTTGTGAATATGTTCCCTCATCAAACATTGGTGGGTTTGCCGCTTAATGAGCTGTTCCCCAAGCTTACGGATGCTATGCGGGAAAAGAAGGATTCCAGAGAGGGATGTCCGAAGGAATTGCGGCTCGAGCTATGCCATGATGAAAAGTATTATGAGGCTACCGTTATACCGGAAGAGAGACTTATTTACCTGGATGAGATCACGGAGCTTGTCGTACTGCGTCAGCGTTATGAGGATGAGCGGCTTGCCCTTGGTATTTTGATGATGGATAACGTTGATGAAGCGGCTCAGGGGATGGATGATCAGCAGCGTACCGCGCTCTTGGCTAAGGTGAGCAGTGAAGTCACGGATTGGGCTCGTGAGTTCAATATTTATCTACGGAGACTTTCCTCTGAGCGTTTCCTGATGATGCTGAACAAGAAATCTCTGGATGCTCTTGAGAACAGCAGGTTTCTTATTCTCGATGAAGTCCGGGAAATGACTGCTGATCTGAAAGTGCCGCTGACACTAAGTGTAGGGCTTGCTTTTGGTTCGGAAGATGTAACAGAGCTTGGCCAGCTGGCCCAGTCAAGTCTTGACATGGCTCTCGGACGCGGAGGTGATCAGGCGGCAGTAAAGGCCGGTCAGCGGCTGTCTTTCTATGGTGGAAAGTCAAACGCTGTAGAGAAGCGAACCCGGGTTCGTGCACGTGTGATTTCACATGCGCTGCGTGATCTGATGCAGGAGAGCGACCGTGTTATCATCATGGGACACAAAATGCCAGATATGGATGTCATCGGAGCTTCGATCGGGGTGCTGAAAGCAGCCCAGCTGTATAAGGTGGAGGCCCATATTGTTCTGGAAGGAATAAATCCTTCGGTACAGCGGATTATGAATGAGGTCCGTAAGGATGAAAATCTGATGAGCCGGTTTATCTCACCGGAGCAGGCGATGCAGATGCTAACCCAGCATACGCTGCTCGTTGTGGTCGATACCCATAAAGCATCGATGACGATGGAGCCACGGCTTGTGAAGCAGGCTAGCCGGGTCGTTGTTATTGATCATCACCGCCGTGGTGAGGAATTTATTAACGACGCCGTATTGGTGTACCTGGAGCCATATGCTTCATCAGCCTGTGAGTTGGTGACAGAAGTGCTTCAGTATATTCATGACCGGGTGTCGTTGTCTCCGCTGGAAGCTACGGCTCTTCTTGCCGGGATCACAGTAGATACGAAGCATTATGCACTGCATACCGGATCGCGAACGTTTGAGGCAGCAGGGTTTTTAAGACGTCATGGTGCGGACACCGCGATGATCCAACGGGTGTTAAAAGAAGATCTGACAGAATTTATAGCTAAGGCTGAGATCGTAAAACATGCTAGAATGGTATATGGGCACGTCGCGCTCGCAGTGACGCATAAAGGTGAACAAATACCTCAGCTGCTCATTGCACAGGCAGCAGATATGCTGCTGAATATGACAGATGTTCAGGCTTCCTTTGTCATCGGGCAACGGTCGGATGGTCAGATTGGAATCAGTGCGCGGTCCATGGGCCGCATGAACGTCCAGGTCGTTATGGAACGGCTTGGTGGTGGCGGTCACCTAACGAACGCCGCAGTACAGCTGGATATGACGATTGAGGAAGCAGAAGACGCACTGCTGGAAGTACTGGCGGACATTGAAGCGAAAGAGGGGTTATTCGAATGAAAGTCATTTTTATTAAGGATATGAAGGGCCAAGGCAAGAAAGGCCAAGTTAAAGAGGTATCAGAAGGCTATGCAGCGAATTTCTTGTTTCCGCGCGGGGTAGCTCGTCCTGCTACCGAGGGCAATATGAAAACGTTGGAGCAGCAAAATGCATCCGAGCAAAAGCGTAAGCAGCAGGAGAAGGAAGAAGCTGTCGCTCTCGGTAAACAGCTTGAGGAAATGACCGTAACCGTGAAAGCGAAGTCCGGTGAAGGCGGGCGACTGTTTGGTGCCATTACAAGCAAGCAGATCGCAGAAACATTAGCTGCACAAAAGATCAAGATCGATAAACGCAAAATTGAATTGAGTGAGCCGATTCGTCATCTGGGTGTGACGCAAGTACCCGTGAAGCTCCACCCTGAGGTCAAAGCGACACTCAAGGTTCAAATTACGGAGGAGTAGAATGGGCGGAGAACTCTATTTCGATCGGATACCTCCCCAGAACCTCGAAGCGGAGCAGGCGGTGCTTGGTGCTGTACTGCTGCAAAGCGAGGCGCTGATTACAGCGATGGAGCGGGTGCAGACCGAGGATTTCTACGATAAGACGCACCAGATGATCTACGAAGTAATGGTGCAGCTTGGAGAAGAGAACCAGCCGATCGATCTGGTGACACTCACTTCCCGGCTTCAAGATAAAGGCGAGCTTGAGGAAATCGGCGGCGTAAGTTATTTGGCCAAATTGGCCCATGCCGTACCCACAGCTGCTAACGTAGATTATTACGCACAGATTATCGAAGAGAAATCCATGCTTCGTCGTCTGATCCGCACGGCAACCCAGATTGTAAGTGAAGGATATACCGGGGGCGAAGATGTATCCGGTATGCTGAGTGAGGCCGAACGGCGGATTTTGGAAATATCCAACCGCCGAACAGGCAGCGGGTTTATTGCAATCCGTGATGTGCTGATGGAAGTGTTTGAGAAGGTTGAGGGTCTTTACCAAAACCAAGGGAATACGACAGGGATTCCATCAGGATTCGTAGATCTGGACAAGATGACGAGCGGATTTCAGCGCAATGACTTGATCATTGTAGCGGCCCGTCCGTCGGTTGGTAAAACGGCGTTCGCGTTGAACATTGCCCAAAACGTAGCCATCCGGGCTAAAGAGACCGTAGCCATCTTCAGTCTGGAGATGTCCGCGCCTCAGCTGGTGCAGCGTATGATCTGTGCCGAGGCGAACCTCGACGCAGGGGTAATGCGTAACGGTGACTTCAAGGGTGATGAGGATTGGTCTAAGTTGACGATGGGCATTGCCGCCTTGTCAGAAGCGGAGATTTATATTGACGATACGCCAGGCGTAACTGTAGCGGATATCCGCGCCAAATGTCGCCGTCTCAAGAAGGAGAAGGGACTTGGTATGATTCTCATCGACTACCTGCAGCTCATTCACGGGCGCGGTAAGGCTGGTGAGAATCGGCAGCAGGAGGTATCGGAAATTTCCCGTACCTTGAAGCAGATTGCGCGTGAGTTAGAAGTGCCGGTTATTGCACTGTCACAGCTCAGCCGGGGTGTGGAACAGCGTCAGGATAAACGTCCGATGATGAGTGACTTGCGGGAATCCGGTTCGATCGAGCAGGATGCCGATATCGTCGCGTTTCTGTATCGGGATGATTACTATAATCAGGAAACAGAGAAGAAGAATATCATCGAGATTATTATTGCCAAGCAGCGTAACGGGCCGGTAGGTACGGTAGAGCTGGTGTTCTTGAAGAACTTTAACAAGTTCGTCAATTATGAACGAACGCATGCCGATGCCTTTGCCGGTTAGAACGTCCGGATTACTCATTTTCATAGTACCATGACTTAAGATAGATATATTCCTGTCGCAAGTCGTCCTAATTCCGAACAATCGTACATGTATATGTGCGATTGTTCGTTTTTGTATTTGACTTTAAAAAAGGGGGCTGTTACACTAATATTGCTGCCTCAGGGTGGGAAATGTATGACAGTAAACAGCAATTTGAAGGCAAAGTGAGACAATATAAGGTGGTTTCTTAAATCACCGAGCGGAGGAATGAATATGTCAACGGTAGTCGTTGTGGGAACACAATGGGGAGATGAAGGAAAAGGGAAGATCACGGATTATTTGGCGGAGAGCGCTGACGTGGTGGCCCGCTACCAGGGCGGTAATAACGCCGGCCATACCATTCTGATTGACGGTAAAAAGTTCAAACTCAGCTTAATTCCATCCGGAGTATTTTATAAAGACAAGACTTGTGTGATCGGTAACGGTATGGTTATTAACCCGGCCGCACTTATTGAAGAGATTAAATACATTCATGATAATGGATTTAGCACTGACAATTTGGTCATCAGTGACCGTGCGCATGTTATCATGCCTTACCATACGGTACTCGATGCACTTGAGGAAGATCGTAAAGGCCCTAACAAGATCGGTACAACCCGCAAAGGTATCGGCCCTTGCTACATGGATAAAGCGGCACGGAATGGTATCCGAATTGCTGACTTGATGGATGCTGAGGAATTCGAGCTGAAGCTGCGTCACATGATGAAAGAGAAAAATGACGTGATCAAGCAAATGTACGGCGGTGAAGAGCTGGATGTCGAAGAAACGCTGACTCAGTATCTTGCTTATGCTGAAGAAATCCGCCGTTATGTGCGCGATACTTCCGTTATTCTTAATGATGCAATCGATGCGGATAAAAAAGTGTTGTTCGAAGGCGCGCAAGGCGTAATGCTGGACATCGATCAAGGTACGTATCCGTTCGTTACATCTTCGAACCCTTCCGCCGGCGGTGTATGTATCGGTTCTGGTGTTGGACCCTCAAAGATCCAGCAGGTGATCGGCGTCGCTAAATCCTACACCACGCGTGTCGGAGACGGCCCATTCCCGACAGAGCTGAATAACGAGATCGGCAATTATATCCGTGAAAAAGGTCATGAGTACGGTACAGTGACTGGGCGTGCACGCCGTGTGGGCTGGTTCGACAGCGTCGTTGTACGTCATGCCCGTCGTGTAAGTGGGATTACAGGTTTGTCTCTGAACTCACTTGACGTACTGAGCGGTCTGGAAACTGTGAAGATTTGCACAGCTTACAAATACCGCGGTGAGGAAATTACACATTACCCGGCAAGCCTGAAAATGCTGGCTGAGTGCGAAGCAGTATATGAAGAGCTGCCAGGCTGGAATGAGGATATTACCGGTGCGAAGACACTGGAGGATCTGCCAGAGAATACCCGTCGTTATGTAGAGCGTGTATCTGAACTGACAGGGATTCCGATTGCGATCTTTTCCGTAGGACGGAACCGCGAACAGACAAACCAGGTCCTTCCGATTTACGAATAAGCAAGGGCTGACCGCCGCCATGCAACACCATAGGGTCTAATCGGAGTTTCACGTGGTGCGGTAAAGTAATAGAATGGATATGTTTTTTTAAAGCCTGCCAAGGGAATTGGCAGGCTTCTCTTTTTAGATGAGATCCTGTGTCGAGGGGAAATAGAGGAATTTATCCCAGCACATGGAGAATGTATCCCTTGGGAAAAAGTAGTATAGGAAATATAATGTAGTATATAACTCCGTTTGAGGGTGATTATTTGAAAGCGCTTAACCCAGTTACTTTCTATATATCACACCTGGGCTGTAAGACGGGGAGCAATACCAATCACAGACGCTGCAAGCGGTTCAGGCTAACATGTTTACGATGGATTTGGGGATCCCACGGAAAGCCGCTTGCCGTTGTGTATAACGATCCATGCTGTAGATTC
Above is a window of Paenibacillus uliginis N3/975 DNA encoding:
- the dnaB gene encoding replicative DNA helicase; amino-acid sequence: MGGELYFDRIPPQNLEAEQAVLGAVLLQSEALITAMERVQTEDFYDKTHQMIYEVMVQLGEENQPIDLVTLTSRLQDKGELEEIGGVSYLAKLAHAVPTAANVDYYAQIIEEKSMLRRLIRTATQIVSEGYTGGEDVSGMLSEAERRILEISNRRTGSGFIAIRDVLMEVFEKVEGLYQNQGNTTGIPSGFVDLDKMTSGFQRNDLIIVAARPSVGKTAFALNIAQNVAIRAKETVAIFSLEMSAPQLVQRMICAEANLDAGVMRNGDFKGDEDWSKLTMGIAALSEAEIYIDDTPGVTVADIRAKCRRLKKEKGLGMILIDYLQLIHGRGKAGENRQQEVSEISRTLKQIARELEVPVIALSQLSRGVEQRQDKRPMMSDLRESGSIEQDADIVAFLYRDDYYNQETEKKNIIEIIIAKQRNGPVGTVELVFLKNFNKFVNYERTHADAFAG
- a CDS encoding adenylosuccinate synthase, whose amino-acid sequence is MSTVVVVGTQWGDEGKGKITDYLAESADVVARYQGGNNAGHTILIDGKKFKLSLIPSGVFYKDKTCVIGNGMVINPAALIEEIKYIHDNGFSTDNLVISDRAHVIMPYHTVLDALEEDRKGPNKIGTTRKGIGPCYMDKAARNGIRIADLMDAEEFELKLRHMMKEKNDVIKQMYGGEELDVEETLTQYLAYAEEIRRYVRDTSVILNDAIDADKKVLFEGAQGVMLDIDQGTYPFVTSSNPSAGGVCIGSGVGPSKIQQVIGVAKSYTTRVGDGPFPTELNNEIGNYIREKGHEYGTVTGRARRVGWFDSVVVRHARRVSGITGLSLNSLDVLSGLETVKICTAYKYRGEEITHYPASLKMLAECEAVYEELPGWNEDITGAKTLEDLPENTRRYVERVSELTGIPIAIFSVGRNREQTNQVLPIYE
- a CDS encoding DHH family phosphoesterase codes for the protein MPKFLQKRWHGYHTVWAFALVLLLVIFLSFYNTWLGIIGLLLAILSGYAMLKAEMKFRSDLVEYIGDLSFRIRRVEGEAVSVLPFGIVLYSEDKTVEWHNQFVVNMFPHQTLVGLPLNELFPKLTDAMREKKDSREGCPKELRLELCHDEKYYEATVIPEERLIYLDEITELVVLRQRYEDERLALGILMMDNVDEAAQGMDDQQRTALLAKVSSEVTDWAREFNIYLRRLSSERFLMMLNKKSLDALENSRFLILDEVREMTADLKVPLTLSVGLAFGSEDVTELGQLAQSSLDMALGRGGDQAAVKAGQRLSFYGGKSNAVEKRTRVRARVISHALRDLMQESDRVIIMGHKMPDMDVIGASIGVLKAAQLYKVEAHIVLEGINPSVQRIMNEVRKDENLMSRFISPEQAMQMLTQHTLLVVVDTHKASMTMEPRLVKQASRVVVIDHHRRGEEFINDAVLVYLEPYASSACELVTEVLQYIHDRVSLSPLEATALLAGITVDTKHYALHTGSRTFEAAGFLRRHGADTAMIQRVLKEDLTEFIAKAEIVKHARMVYGHVALAVTHKGEQIPQLLIAQAADMLLNMTDVQASFVIGQRSDGQIGISARSMGRMNVQVVMERLGGGGHLTNAAVQLDMTIEEAEDALLEVLADIEAKEGLFE
- the rplI gene encoding 50S ribosomal protein L9; the encoded protein is MKVIFIKDMKGQGKKGQVKEVSEGYAANFLFPRGVARPATEGNMKTLEQQNASEQKRKQQEKEEAVALGKQLEEMTVTVKAKSGEGGRLFGAITSKQIAETLAAQKIKIDKRKIELSEPIRHLGVTQVPVKLHPEVKATLKVQITEE